In Bacillus sp. Cs-700, one genomic interval encodes:
- a CDS encoding glycoside hydrolase family 68 protein, whose product MGNVKKSSVFKGIALSTIMLVSGFAGMPLSTNAAEDVETAVWSRQDAQGYDLSKDNTAPNIDNVDEVAPDYWVWDTWPLRNRDGSIAQVNGYQVVFALTASKEYTWSGRHDEAQIRYFYSKNGKDWKMGGLAYEAEDALGARQWAGSAMMDDDDKVHLFYTATGRKGEEQTTFEQRLAKTTFDIEADKKSKSIELSNFGEHEILAEADGEYYETQEQKTGNIIYSFRDPWFFQDPKTGKEYLIFEGNTAGDDKSLDPENIGDADFRETHNVPAGAEDYNGNVGIAEAQNEELTDFELLPPLLEANGVNQQLERPHILVKGGEYYLFTITHKFTFAPGLTGPDGLYGFTNDSLRGDYEPLNGNGLVVANPEDDPFMTYSHAVMPNGTVISFVNEYRDENGELQFGGTFAPTLKLSIHGDETKVTDALKPGQIMPSH is encoded by the coding sequence ATGGGGAACGTGAAAAAGTCTTCTGTTTTTAAGGGGATTGCACTATCGACAATTATGCTTGTAAGTGGATTTGCAGGCATGCCGTTATCTACGAATGCGGCAGAGGATGTAGAGACAGCAGTTTGGTCTCGTCAAGACGCGCAAGGTTATGATTTATCGAAAGACAACACTGCACCTAACATCGACAACGTGGATGAAGTGGCTCCAGATTATTGGGTTTGGGACACATGGCCACTACGTAATCGTGACGGATCGATTGCCCAGGTAAATGGTTACCAGGTTGTCTTTGCTCTTACAGCTTCTAAAGAATATACATGGAGCGGTCGTCACGACGAAGCTCAAATTCGCTACTTCTACTCGAAGAACGGAAAAGATTGGAAAATGGGCGGACTCGCTTATGAAGCAGAAGATGCACTAGGCGCTCGCCAATGGGCAGGATCAGCAATGATGGATGACGATGATAAGGTTCACCTTTTCTATACAGCAACTGGACGTAAAGGTGAAGAACAAACAACTTTTGAACAACGTCTTGCGAAGACAACGTTTGATATCGAAGCAGATAAGAAATCGAAATCTATTGAGCTAAGCAACTTTGGTGAGCATGAAATCCTTGCTGAAGCTGACGGTGAGTACTATGAAACGCAAGAACAAAAAACAGGAAATATCATTTATTCATTCCGTGACCCATGGTTCTTCCAGGATCCTAAAACAGGAAAAGAATACTTAATCTTTGAAGGAAATACAGCAGGAGACGACAAGTCACTAGACCCAGAAAACATTGGTGATGCTGATTTCCGTGAAACTCACAACGTACCAGCTGGCGCTGAAGATTACAACGGTAACGTTGGGATTGCTGAAGCACAGAACGAAGAGCTAACAGACTTTGAATTGCTTCCACCACTACTAGAAGCAAATGGTGTCAACCAGCAACTTGAGCGTCCACACATCCTTGTTAAAGGTGGAGAGTACTACCTCTTTACCATCACACATAAATTTACGTTTGCTCCTGGATTAACGGGTCCTGATGGTCTTTATGGCTTTACGAATGATTCTCTTCGCGGTGATTACGAGCCACTTAACGGTAACGGTCTTGTTGTGGCAAACCCTGAAGATGATCCATTTATGACATACTCTCACGCAGTTATGCCGAATGGTACAGTGATCAGCTTTGTGAACGAGTATCGTGATGAAAACGGTGAGCTTCAGTTTGGCGGTACGTTTGCCCCAACGCTTAAACTTTCGATTCATGGTGATGAAACAAAAGTAACTGACGCACTTAAGCCAGGCCAAATCATGCCTTCACACTAA
- the rpsN gene encoding 30S ribosomal protein S14, translating into MAKKSKVVKEQKRQETVLKYAELRQDLKAKGDYEALRKLPRDSSPTRLNNRCEVTGRPKGYLRKFKMSRIAFREYAHKGQIPGVKKSSW; encoded by the coding sequence TTGGCTAAGAAGTCGAAAGTAGTAAAAGAACAAAAACGGCAGGAAACTGTCTTGAAATATGCTGAGCTTCGTCAGGATTTGAAAGCGAAGGGTGATTATGAAGCTTTGCGTAAATTGCCGCGTGATTCTTCACCAACTCGGTTAAATAATCGCTGTGAAGTGACTGGTCGTCCGAAGGGGTACTTACGAAAATTTAAAATGTCTAGAATTGCGTTTCGTGAATATGCTCATAAGGGGCAGATCCCTGGAGTGAAGAAGTCAAGCTGGTAA
- a CDS encoding hemolysin family protein, with the protein MNDIPLDSILLLGSLLLLSAFFSSAETAYSSVNKIRLRNFADEGRRGSKRALAIAENFDKALSTILIGNNIVNIAAASISAAVATEIFGGNAGLVISTVFMTILVLIFGEILPKSLAKEHAESYSLMIATVLYVLIKLLAPINFFFVKLKVWVSSLFAKNSAMPSVTEEELKVMLDISEEEGVIDKEERDLIHRSMDFDDTLAGEVLTPRIDIVAIDIDQSVEEMKEIFFEERFSRIPVYQDSIDNIIGILTEKEFFTHLIKYQTVDIKELIREPLFVVESMKISTLLPKLQKEKVHMAIVLDEFGGTSGIVTLEDVLEEIVGEIWDEQDEKFSTMQRISDRNYRFDAQFQLDDFFDLMEAAPPESSYHTIGGWVIENLGTVPSNGDSFYYENLKIVVEQVEERRVRKILVEVLPKDQTYEGMMVRV; encoded by the coding sequence TTGAATGACATACCACTGGATTCGATTCTTTTATTAGGTTCCTTATTACTGTTATCTGCTTTTTTCTCATCAGCTGAAACAGCCTATTCGAGTGTTAACAAGATTAGGTTAAGAAATTTCGCAGATGAAGGAAGGCGTGGAAGTAAAAGAGCTTTAGCCATTGCAGAAAACTTCGATAAAGCCTTATCAACGATTCTTATCGGAAACAATATAGTCAATATTGCTGCTGCTAGTATTTCAGCTGCTGTAGCAACTGAAATATTTGGCGGGAATGCTGGCCTCGTGATTAGTACGGTGTTCATGACTATTTTAGTCTTGATCTTTGGTGAAATACTTCCTAAATCGTTAGCAAAGGAACATGCAGAATCTTATTCATTAATGATCGCAACGGTGTTATATGTTCTCATTAAGTTACTTGCACCTATTAATTTCTTTTTTGTTAAATTGAAAGTGTGGGTATCAAGTCTTTTTGCGAAAAACAGCGCAATGCCATCTGTTACAGAAGAAGAGTTAAAAGTGATGTTAGACATTAGTGAAGAAGAGGGCGTCATCGATAAAGAGGAAAGAGACCTTATTCATCGATCGATGGATTTCGATGATACGCTTGCGGGTGAGGTTTTAACACCGCGAATTGACATCGTGGCCATTGATATTGATCAATCCGTAGAAGAAATGAAAGAAATCTTCTTTGAAGAAAGGTTTTCAAGAATACCTGTCTACCAAGATAGTATTGATAATATTATAGGGATTTTAACGGAGAAAGAATTTTTTACTCACTTGATTAAGTATCAAACGGTTGATATTAAAGAATTAATTCGAGAACCTCTGTTTGTGGTAGAATCAATGAAGATTTCCACTCTGTTACCGAAATTGCAAAAGGAAAAGGTACACATGGCCATTGTGCTAGATGAATTTGGTGGTACGTCAGGAATCGTGACATTAGAAGACGTACTAGAAGAGATTGTGGGAGAAATTTGGGATGAGCAAGATGAGAAATTCAGTACAATGCAGCGAATTTCTGATCGCAACTATCGCTTTGATGCTCAATTTCAGCTAGATGATTTCTTCGATTTAATGGAGGCGGCTCCACCTGAAAGTTCTTATCACACGATAGGTGGATGGGTCATTGAGAATCTCGGAACAGTTCCTAGTAACGGGGATTCCTTCTATTATGAAAATCTTAAAATTGTCGTCGAACAAGTCGAAGAGCGTCGCGTAAGAAAAATACTCGTAGAAGTGCTTCCTAAAGATCAAACATACGAAGGTATGATGGTAAGAGTATAG
- a CDS encoding MerR family transcriptional regulator, with the protein MLLKIGELAEACHVSKRTVDYYTKMGLLQCERSETNYRFYGEDAIDDIKFIEQCKEMQMTLSQIQQRLRVKKSSQVDSEMIHSQVKQVMDKMEYLGAELKDIHESVEKLDEETQTKIKKNLSPQTVALIQSLLLYST; encoded by the coding sequence GTGTTGTTAAAAATAGGGGAGTTAGCTGAAGCGTGCCATGTTTCAAAACGCACAGTTGACTATTATACGAAAATGGGATTACTGCAGTGTGAGCGCTCTGAAACGAATTATCGTTTCTATGGGGAAGATGCGATCGATGATATTAAATTCATTGAACAATGCAAAGAAATGCAAATGACGTTAAGCCAAATCCAACAACGTCTAAGGGTAAAAAAGTCTAGTCAAGTTGATTCAGAAATGATTCATAGTCAGGTAAAACAAGTAATGGATAAAATGGAATATTTAGGTGCGGAATTAAAGGATATTCACGAAAGTGTTGAGAAATTAGATGAAGAAACTCAAACGAAGATTAAGAAAAATCTTTCGCCTCAAACTGTTGCACTTATTCAATCATTGCTTCTTTACTCAACTTGA
- a CDS encoding dipeptidase, producing the protein MKNTIELHKDSYLKELEEFLKIQSISAVPAHKSDVQKGAKWVANSLEKAAMENIEVIETDGHPIVYADWLHAEGKPTILIYGHYDVQPADPLDLWETPPFEPTIRDNKIYARGATDDKGQLFIHIKAMELLMQEDGKLPVNVKFCIEGEEEIASPHLGPFIEKNTDKLAADAVVISDTSFIKEGLPAICTSLRGALAMEVKVKTANTDLHSGVYGGGVPNAVHSLVRLLDSLHSEDGAIAVDGFYEGVPELTEELKEEIAQIPSDDEGMKQELGLTSLFGEKGFTFKEQTGIRPTLELNGVSGGYQGDGIKTIVPSEATGKISCRLVGEQDPQHVYELIEKHLLDHQPTGTTMTMNQFIQARPVSLDSNDPMIQKAADAYEKVYGVRALFPKEGGSIPIVEVFARVLEAPVVLMGFGLPSENLHAPNEHFHIDNFTKGIETVCTYFKSLN; encoded by the coding sequence ATGAAAAATACCATCGAATTACATAAAGATTCTTACCTGAAGGAACTAGAGGAATTTCTGAAAATCCAAAGCATTTCAGCCGTCCCTGCCCATAAATCAGATGTTCAAAAAGGAGCTAAATGGGTTGCGAACTCTTTGGAAAAGGCCGCCATGGAAAATATTGAAGTGATCGAAACAGACGGTCATCCGATCGTCTACGCTGATTGGCTTCATGCAGAAGGAAAACCAACGATTCTGATCTATGGCCATTATGATGTGCAGCCCGCTGATCCACTCGATCTCTGGGAAACGCCACCATTTGAACCTACTATCCGCGACAACAAAATCTATGCGCGCGGTGCAACAGATGATAAAGGTCAGCTGTTTATTCATATCAAGGCGATGGAACTCTTGATGCAAGAAGATGGCAAGCTTCCCGTTAATGTGAAGTTCTGTATTGAAGGGGAAGAAGAAATCGCCAGCCCACACCTTGGACCTTTTATTGAAAAAAATACAGACAAACTCGCTGCAGACGCTGTTGTGATTTCAGATACTTCCTTTATTAAAGAAGGCTTACCTGCGATTTGTACATCGTTACGTGGGGCGCTTGCGATGGAAGTGAAGGTGAAAACAGCGAATACGGATCTCCATTCTGGTGTATACGGCGGTGGGGTTCCAAACGCAGTTCATTCCCTTGTTCGTCTACTCGATAGTCTTCACAGCGAAGATGGCGCCATTGCCGTGGATGGATTTTACGAAGGTGTGCCAGAACTTACAGAGGAATTGAAAGAAGAAATCGCTCAGATTCCGTCCGATGATGAAGGAATGAAGCAAGAGCTCGGATTAACTTCTTTATTTGGAGAAAAAGGATTCACTTTCAAGGAACAGACGGGTATTCGTCCAACGCTTGAATTGAACGGGGTTTCAGGTGGATACCAGGGTGACGGCATTAAGACCATTGTACCGTCTGAAGCCACAGGTAAAATTAGCTGTCGTCTCGTGGGGGAGCAGGACCCTCAGCACGTCTATGAATTAATTGAAAAACACCTCCTCGACCATCAACCAACTGGGACAACGATGACAATGAATCAATTTATTCAGGCCCGTCCCGTCTCGCTTGATTCAAACGATCCGATGATTCAAAAAGCGGCTGATGCTTATGAAAAGGTATATGGCGTGCGTGCTCTCTTTCCTAAAGAAGGTGGATCGATTCCAATCGTTGAAGTATTCGCTCGCGTTCTTGAAGCTCCTGTTGTACTTATGGGCTTCGGACTCCCATCAGAAAATTTACATGCGCCTAATGAACATTTTCATATTGATAATTTCACAAAAGGGATCGAAACCGTTTGTACGTATTTTAAGTCGCTTAACTGA
- a CDS encoding protein kinase family protein, with amino-acid sequence MNNWRRRLKHLYRFIIDRPYKPQFLIANQYDVKRVIGMGSYGITYLCQNKKTRERCVVKQIRPSKLKNSDTSFYQMEAEILASLDHVRIPKLHDAFLFNRNQFLVMDYIEGVNLEDLLFDQYNQFNELESLEFLKGLTDIVAYLHKHEISHGDLRIPNVIVKNAQLYVIDFGLAVSLKDKSDQQALELIQKDLYDLGDFLLFLLYSSYDPTSRKDRPWTEELTIHPATEHFIKRLLQIETKFESIDQVRDHLHQTISIIPNNKSST; translated from the coding sequence ATGAATAACTGGAGAAGGCGATTGAAACACCTTTATCGTTTTATTATCGATCGACCCTACAAGCCGCAGTTTCTAATTGCTAATCAATATGACGTGAAGCGTGTTATTGGGATGGGAAGTTACGGAATAACGTATCTCTGTCAAAATAAAAAAACGAGAGAGCGTTGTGTCGTAAAGCAAATACGTCCAAGTAAACTGAAAAACAGTGACACTTCTTTCTATCAAATGGAGGCAGAGATACTGGCTTCTTTAGACCATGTTCGTATTCCTAAGCTCCATGATGCTTTTCTTTTTAACAGGAATCAGTTTTTAGTAATGGACTACATTGAGGGTGTGAACCTCGAAGACCTTCTGTTTGATCAATACAATCAATTCAATGAACTGGAATCTCTCGAGTTTCTTAAAGGTTTGACCGATATTGTAGCTTATTTACATAAGCACGAGATCAGTCATGGTGATCTCCGAATACCAAATGTGATAGTAAAAAACGCTCAGCTTTATGTTATTGATTTTGGATTAGCCGTCTCATTGAAAGATAAGTCAGATCAGCAGGCGCTTGAGCTCATTCAAAAGGATTTATACGATCTAGGTGATTTTCTACTCTTCTTGCTTTACTCTTCTTACGATCCAACCAGTAGAAAAGACCGTCCATGGACAGAAGAACTAACCATTCATCCCGCTACGGAACATTTCATAAAGCGACTGCTGCAGATTGAGACTAAATTTGAAAGTATCGATCAGGTTCGCGATCATCTTCATCAAACAATAAGTATCATTCCTAATAATAAATCCAGCACCTGA